The DNA window GCAGCGAGTCCGCTGCCCCTCGCCCACGACGTGGGAGAGGGGAGGACCGCCCGCGGAGCGGGTGGTGGGGAGAGGGCGGCCTGCCTGGCCCAGGATTCATTTTCCGGGGTGCCTCCGCCGGCATGGCCGTTAACGTGAATCACGCGCGGCGTGATGCCGACCGAGCCTCGTCCGCTGGCGGGAGAGAAGGCCGTTCGCGAATGCGAGTGGTAGGTGAGGGGAACGGCCATGCCGCAGGCGATTCATTCAGCCGGGTGCCGCTTGCGGCATGGCCGTTAGGCGGTCAGCGGCGCACAGCCTACATTTGTCGGCCGTCCGAAATCACTTCGCAGCGGTTCGCAGGGCGTGCAGCAGCGGCGAGCGCTGGAGACCGCGCGCCAGTACGGCAGGCAGTGAGCCTTGAATCTGCGCCTGCGCCGCCTGTGCACACGCCTGAGACTTGAACGTCACGAACAGACTGGAGCCGGTGCCCGAGAGTTGTGCCCGGAGGCCGAGCGCCCGGCAGTGCTCGAAGGCTGCGTCGACGGCGGGAAAACCTCGACGCGTCACGGCTTCGCAATCATTGCCGCAGCGCCCGGACAGAAAGTCATCGATCGATACGGGCGGGTGATCTCGTCGTAGTTCGGGATCGCCGAAGATCGTCGCGGTGCTGACTTGGCAGGGCGGGGAGATCACCAGAAACCAGCGGTCCGGCAGTTCGATCGCCTGGAGTTTCTCGCCGATGCCCTCGGCCCATGCGCACTGGCCGCGAACGAACACCGGCACGTCGGCGCCCAGCTTCAGGCCGATGTCGGCGAGTTGGCCGACGGACAGTCCTAGGCCCCACAGATGGTTCAGCCCCACCAGGGTGCTCGCCGCGTCGCTGGAACCGCCGCCGAGGCCGGCGCCGGCCGGAATCCGCTTGTCGATGTCGATATCGGCGCCGAGTGCACAGCCACTGTATTCGCGCAACGCCAGTGCCGCGCGAATACTCAGGTCCGCCGATTCAGAGACGCCGGCAAGCTCGCGAAGGCGTTGGATGCGCCCGTCAGACCGGGCCGCCAGATGCACCGTGTCGCCCCAGTC is part of the Gammaproteobacteria bacterium genome and encodes:
- the ispE gene encoding 4-(cytidine 5'-diphospho)-2-C-methyl-D-erythritol kinase — translated: MGARHLSSRLGFSAWPAPAKLNLFLHITGRRADGYHLLQTVFQLLDWGDTVHLAARSDGRIQRLRELAGVSESADLSIRAALALREYSGCALGADIDIDKRIPAGAGLGGGSSDAASTLVGLNHLWGLGLSVGQLADIGLKLGADVPVFVRGQCAWAEGIGEKLQAIELPDRWFLVISPPCQVSTATIFGDPELRRDHPPVSIDDFLSGRCGNDCEAVTRRGFPAVDAAFEHCRALGLRAQLSGTGSSLFVTFKSQACAQAAQAQIQGSLPAVLARGLQRSPLLHALRTAAK